One Malus domestica chromosome 11, GDT2T_hap1 genomic region harbors:
- the LOC103426777 gene encoding uncharacterized protein, which translates to MGNAVSPCFQKKANSDVKVIFSEGSTRLLKGKHIAGEIMFEFPDQMVCDADSFFIGHPVPALAIDDELMHGQTYFVLPIDRFACSVLTASTLAALGSSSSPNKKAAPINFGECPFEYIKSSNGKVLIKVVPEFITRLIARGHKKIDGSFDDAATSSGSSTFLCSTPELQKHYEQLVVSKEQLWSPKLETISEYKVRFSPCKYIGLEWKQKEQELI; encoded by the coding sequence ATGGGCAATGCAGTTTCTCCCTGTTTCCAAAAAAAAGCTAACTCAGATGTGAAAGTAATATTTTCAGAAGGCAGCACAAGACTCCTCAAAGGAAAACACATCGCTGGAGAGATCATGTTTGAGTTTCCAGACCAAATGGTTTGCGACGCAGACTCTTTCTTCATCGGCCACCCCGTTCCAGCTTTAGCCATCGACGACGAGCTCATGCATGGCCAGACCTATTTCGTTCTTCCGATTGATCGTTTCGCATGTAGCGTCCTCACAGCCTCGACTCTTGCCGCCCTAGGCTCATCGTCAAGCCCTAACAAGAAGGCAGCTCCTATCAATTTTGGGGAGTGCCCGTTTGAGTACATAAAGAGTTCGAATGGAAAGGTCTTGATCAAGGTGGTACCGGAGTTCATAACAAGGTTAATTGCAAGAGGTCACAAGAAAATAGATGGGTCGTTTGATGATGCTGCTACTAGTTCTGGTAGTAGTACTTTTCTTTGTAGCACACCTGAGCTGCAAAAACACTATGAACAGCTTGTTGTGTCTAAAGAGCAATTATGGTCGCCTAAGCTTGAAACTATTTCTGAATACAAGGTTAGGTTTTCACCATGCAAATATATAGGGCTGGAGTGGAAACAAAAAGAGCAAGAACTCATctaa
- the LOC139189496 gene encoding uncharacterized protein produces the protein MEIVESDEDFSSDNSSGCIGDGTIANGWVKPPFGTIKINCDGAWCNRTSVGGYGWVARDFAGIFKGAGGVGKVFCGSSFMAEAEALRLAVMAAVDRGFHSVHVETDSKVLVDMVHGKLQPDATMDAILWDINLLQQQVVSLTISYTPRACNEAAHLVAAYVTRMGGAYSWDDFEPEWLFNTLASDVNISIRI, from the coding sequence ATGGAGATTGTGGAAAGTGATGAGGATTTTTCCTCGGACAATAGTTCTGGGTGCATTGGGGATGGCACAATTGCGAATGGGTGGGTAAAGCCTCCGTTTGGGACgataaaaataaattgtgaTGGTGCCTGGTGCAATCGTACTAGTGTGGGAGGATATGGGTGGGTTGCTAGAGATTTTGCAGGTATATTTAAAGGTGCTGGCGGTGTGGGGAAGGTGTTCTGCGGTTCTAGCTTTATGGCGGAAGCCGAGGCTCTTCGGCTGGCTGTAATGGCTGCGGTGGATAGGGGTTTTCATAGTGTTCATGTGGAAACGGATTCAAAGGTTCTTGTGGATATGGTTCATGGAAAGTTGCAACCTGATGCAACTATGGacgctattttgtgggatattaATCTTCTTCAGCAACAAGTAGTTTCTTTGACGATTAGTTACACTCCTCGTGCCTGTAATGAGGCCGCGCATCTTGTGGCAGCTTATGTCACCCGTATGGGGGGTGCGTATTCCTGGGATGATTTTGAGCCTGAGTGGTTGTTCAACACTCTTGCGTCTGATGTAAACATTTCAATTCGTATTTAA